From a single Phalacrocorax aristotelis chromosome 1, bGulAri2.1, whole genome shotgun sequence genomic region:
- the GJA8 gene encoding gap junction alpha-8 protein has protein sequence MGDWSFLGNILEQVNEQSTVIGRVWLTVLFIFRILILGTAAELVWGDEQSDFVCNTQQPGCENVCYDEAFPISHIRLWVLQIIFVSTPSLMYFGHAVHHVRMEEKRRAREEAERRQQAEVDEEKLPLAPNQNKGNNPDATKKFRLEGTLLRTYIFHIIFKTLFEVGFIVGQYFLYGFRILPLYRCGRWPCPNLVDCFVSRPTEKTIFIMFMLVVASVSLFLNLVEISHLILKRIRRALRRPAEEQLGEVPEKPLHAITVPSIPKAKGYKLLEEEKPVPHYFPLTEVGAEPSPLPSTFNEFEEKIGMGPLEDISRVFDERLPSYAQAKEPEEEKVRAEEEEEREEEQLGLQEEPGVKKAEEVVSDEAEGPSAPAELATDMRPLSRLSKASSRARSDDLTV, from the coding sequence ATGGGTGACTGGAGTTTCTTGGGGAACATTTTAGAGCAGGTGAATGAGCAGTCTACTGTCATCGGGAGAGTTTGGCTCACAGTGCTCTTCATTTTCCGCATCCTGATCCTGGGAACAGCTGCCGAGCTAGTGTGGGGAGATGAACAGTCAGACTTTGTGTGCAACACCCAGCAACCTGGTTGCGAGAATGTCTGCTATGATGAGGCCTTCCCCATCTCCCACATCCGGCTCTGGGTCCTGCAGATCATTTTCGTATCCACGCCTTCGCTGATGTACTTTGGGCATGCGGTGCACCACGTCCGtatggaggagaagaggagagcGAGAGAGGAAGCTGAGAGGCGTCAGCAAGCTGAGGTGGATGAAGAGAAGCTGCCCCTGGctccaaatcaaaacaaaggcAACAACCCTGATGCAACCAAGAAGTTTCGCCTGGAGGGTACCCTCCTGAGAACCTACATCTTCCACATAATTTTCAAAACCCTCTTTGAGGTGGGATTCATAGTAGGTCAGTATTTCTTGTACGGCTTCCGAATTCTCCCCCTCTACCGCTGTGGGCGGTGGCCCTGTCCCAATCTTGTGGACTGTTTTGTCTCCAGGCCCACAGAGAAGACCATCTTTATTATGTTCATGCTGGTGGTGGCTTCTGTGTCCCTCTTTCTCAACCTGGTGGAGATCAGTCACTTGATTCTGAAAAGGATCCGGAGGGCTCTGAGAAGACCAGCAGAGGAACAGCTGGGGGAGGTCCCTGAGAAGCCTCTCCATGCCATCACAGTCCCCTCCATCCCGAAGGCCAAAGGCTACAAGctgctggaagaagagaagcCAGTGCCCCACTACTTCCCTCTCACAGAAGTGGGGGCTGAGCCCAGTCCCCTTCCATCAACCTTCAATGAGTTTGAGGAGAAGATTGGGATGGGACCATTGGAAGATATCTCCAGGGTGTTTGACGAGAGATTACCATCATATGCACAAGCGAAGGAACCGGAAGAGGAGAAGgtaagagcagaggaggaggaggaacgagaagaggagcagctgggaCTTCAGGAAGAGCCAGGGgtgaagaaagcagaggaggtGGTGAGCGATGAAGCAGAAGGGCCGTCAGCACCTGCTGAGCTCGCCACTGATATGAGACCTCTCAGCAGGCTAAGTAAAGCCAGCAGCCGGGCCAGGTCAGATGATTTGACTGTATGA